In the genome of Segatella copri, one region contains:
- a CDS encoding pectate lyase yields the protein MNNKKILTSMAAALMSAAALAQAPAFPGAEGHGRYVTGGRGGKVIHVTNLNDKGTGSFRSAVTGNSKKIIVFDVAGVIPLASDLTIGANTTILGQTAPSPGITLRYYTVRPEDNCIIRFIRLRRGQEKDINDGADAIWQRNKTGIIFDHCSFSWSIDEVASFYDNNNFTMQWCTVAESLTNPGHSKGAHGYGGIWGGKLASFHHNFVGHLMNRGPRFNGARYGWTGYTSNKEYDTYKWENPVQAENVDFRNCVMYNAQGTCYGGPGGGQINIVNNYYKAGPSQSLTSKTLNGIKVSVSTGKERGSQNRITQVTVSSSRNSDKKHPEFYEMTSRYFISGNTTETTKGTVTKNQDWKGVVYDKGTYTYNGENYSADKKNFYGDAVAHQTIDGVSCVKIKMDNPAPTGEVTTHSAAEAFNKVLAYGGASLYRDEIDARYMEEAKTGTAQYKGSITLSPGIIDKVSDVNGYTESTFGTAYRPTDFDTDKDGIPDAWELANGLNPNDGSDALTYSLDGKGYYTNVEVYANSLVEDIMKQGNANAENKVDEYYPECKNPTGISQVITTNPGEIAKVTYYSLNGPLLSAPQKGINIRKMLFQNGKTIVDKVIKK from the coding sequence ATGAATAACAAGAAGATATTAACAAGCATGGCAGCAGCACTGATGAGTGCTGCTGCTTTGGCACAAGCCCCTGCCTTTCCGGGCGCAGAAGGTCACGGAAGATATGTAACGGGCGGAAGAGGTGGAAAAGTAATCCACGTAACTAATCTCAACGACAAGGGTACCGGATCGTTCCGTTCCGCAGTAACAGGCAACAGCAAGAAGATCATCGTCTTTGATGTGGCTGGCGTCATTCCGCTGGCTTCCGACCTCACCATCGGAGCCAACACCACTATCTTAGGTCAGACTGCTCCTTCTCCGGGCATCACTCTGAGATATTACACGGTTCGTCCGGAAGACAACTGCATCATCCGCTTCATCCGTCTGCGCCGCGGACAGGAAAAGGACATCAATGATGGTGCTGATGCTATCTGGCAGCGCAACAAGACGGGCATCATCTTCGACCACTGTTCCTTCAGCTGGAGTATCGACGAGGTGGCATCTTTCTACGACAACAACAATTTCACCATGCAGTGGTGTACCGTTGCCGAGAGTCTCACCAATCCGGGGCACTCCAAGGGAGCACATGGCTACGGAGGCATCTGGGGTGGCAAGCTCGCCAGCTTCCACCACAACTTCGTAGGACATCTCATGAACCGAGGTCCACGCTTCAATGGTGCCAGATACGGATGGACAGGATACACCAGCAACAAGGAATACGATACCTATAAGTGGGAGAACCCCGTACAGGCAGAAAACGTTGACTTCCGAAACTGCGTGATGTATAATGCGCAAGGAACCTGCTACGGTGGTCCTGGCGGCGGACAGATCAACATCGTGAACAACTACTACAAGGCAGGACCTAGCCAGAGTCTGACGAGCAAAACCCTGAATGGCATCAAGGTAAGCGTAAGCACCGGAAAGGAACGTGGCAGTCAGAACCGAATCACGCAAGTTACCGTATCCAGCAGCAGAAATTCCGACAAGAAGCATCCTGAGTTCTACGAGATGACCAGCCGTTATTTCATCAGCGGCAACACCACCGAAACCACCAAGGGAACAGTTACCAAGAACCAGGACTGGAAGGGCGTGGTATACGACAAAGGTACTTATACTTATAATGGCGAGAACTATTCTGCTGACAAAAAGAATTTCTACGGAGATGCTGTAGCCCACCAAACCATTGACGGTGTTTCGTGCGTGAAGATCAAGATGGATAATCCTGCTCCTACGGGAGAGGTTACCACCCACTCTGCAGCCGAAGCATTCAACAAGGTACTGGCATACGGCGGAGCCTCGCTCTACCGCGATGAGATTGATGCACGCTACATGGAAGAGGCTAAGACGGGAACGGCACAGTATAAGGGAAGCATCACTCTGTCGCCAGGTATCATTGATAAGGTATCAGACGTAAACGGCTACACCGAGTCTACTTTCGGCACCGCTTACCGTCCTACCGACTTCGATACGGATAAAGACGGAATTCCGGATGCATGGGAGCTTGCCAACGGTTTGAATCCAAACGATGGCAGCGATGCCCTCACCTACTCGCTCGACGGCAAGGGTTACTACACCAACGTGGAAGTATATGCCAATTCGCTGGTAGAGGACATCATGAAGCAAGGTAATGCTAATGCAGAGAACAAGGTAGATGAATACTATCCAGAATGCAAGAATCCCACTGGTATCTCGCAAGTAATCACCACCAACCCAGGCGAAATAGCGAAAGTAACGTATTACAGCCTCAACGGCCCCCTTCTTTCTGCTCCTCAAAAAGGAATCAACATCCGCAAGATGTTGTTTCAGAACGGAAAGACCATAGTGGATAAGGTTATAAAGAAATAA